From one Synechocystis sp. PCC 6803 substr. PCC-P genomic stretch:
- a CDS encoding type IV pilin protein — protein sequence MKAQFSIGSSSNCRHFNGTRQRGFTLLELLVVVIILGVLGAMTLPNLFSQIGKAREAEAKQILSAIGQAQQSYFFEKASFAESNQALEISFQSNYYDISEPQLIGTDVAKSSATATNGVQQNARNFAMGVYYENQTYRVVLCQSPVPAETNSTEAPNNSSGDCVNGIKLF from the coding sequence ATGAAAGCCCAATTTTCTATCGGTAGTTCATCTAACTGTCGGCATTTCAATGGTACCCGACAAAGAGGATTTACTTTGCTGGAACTGCTTGTTGTGGTTATTATTTTGGGAGTGTTGGGAGCAATGACGTTGCCGAATCTTTTCTCCCAGATAGGTAAAGCGAGGGAAGCTGAGGCCAAGCAGATACTGAGTGCGATTGGTCAAGCCCAGCAGTCCTATTTTTTTGAAAAAGCCTCTTTCGCTGAGAGCAACCAAGCTTTAGAAATTAGTTTTCAGAGCAATTATTATGATATTTCAGAGCCTCAATTAATTGGAACTGATGTAGCCAAAAGTAGTGCTACAGCAACTAATGGTGTTCAGCAAAATGCCCGTAATTTTGCAATGGGAGTGTACTATGAGAACCAAACTTATAGAGTAGTATTGTGTCAAAGTCCTGTTCCAGCCGAGACAAACAGCACAGAGGCACCAAATAACTCATCTGGGGACTGTGTAAACGGTATTAAGCTTTTTTGA
- a CDS encoding type IV pilin protein, producing MASNFKFKLLSQLSKKRAEGGFTLIELLVVVIIIGVLAAIALPNLLGQVGKARESEAKSTIGALNRAQQGYFTEKGTFATDTETLEVPAPDGNFFSFAVNTADNTEAIQDATALNWEADGTRSMSGGTFYDSGTRAFSTVVCRAEAGSEDTPPTPGGANDCGGAEVIK from the coding sequence ATGGCTAGTAATTTTAAATTCAAACTCCTCTCTCAACTCTCCAAAAAACGGGCAGAAGGTGGTTTCACCTTAATCGAACTGCTGGTTGTTGTAATTATTATCGGTGTATTGGCTGCTATTGCTCTGCCTAACCTCTTGGGTCAAGTTGGTAAAGCACGGGAGTCCGAAGCTAAATCCACTATCGGTGCTTTGAACCGTGCCCAACAAGGTTATTTTACTGAGAAGGGTACGTTTGCAACCGATACGGAAACGCTTGAAGTCCCAGCTCCTGATGGTAATTTCTTTAGTTTTGCAGTTAACACTGCTGACAACACAGAAGCTATCCAAGACGCAACGGCATTGAATTGGGAGGCTGACGGCACCCGCTCCATGTCAGGTGGAACGTTTTACGATTCAGGCACCCGCGCCTTCAGTACTGTTGTTTGTCGGGCTGAAGCAGGTAGTGAAGATACTCCCCCAACCCCAGGAGGGGCTAATGATTGTGGTGGTGCTGAAGTAATTAAATAG